Genomic window (Candidatus Eremiobacterota bacterium):
TCAGCAGCCTGTCCCGAGCTGCTCGCAGCGCCGAAGCGCACGTCGATCACGCCGTCGACCAGGGCTTTCTCGGTGAGCTCGTCCTCGCCCAGCCGGCCCGGATCGACCTCGACGATCCCGCGCGCGGCGAACATCCAGCCGACGCTCCCGGTCTCGCCGAGGTTGCCGTCGTTGCGGCTGAACAGGAAGCGCAGCTCCGAAGCGGTGCGGTTGCGGTTGTCGGTCGCGGCGTCGACGATCACCGCGACGCCGGCCGGGCCGTAGCCCTCGTAGCGAATCTCCTCGATCTCGCGCTCGCCGGCGCCGCTCGCGCGCCCGATCGCACGCTTGATGTTGTCCTGCGGCATGTTGTTGGCGCGCGCTTTGTCGACCGCCATCTTCAAGCGATAGTTCGCCTCCGGGTCGGGCGAGCCGTTCTTCGCCGCCAGGATGATCTCTTTGCTGAGCTTGGTGAAGAGCGCGCCGCGCTGCGCGTCGACCTTGCCCTTCTTCAGCCTGATGTTGTGCCACTTGGAATGACCGGACATGATCCTTCGCTTCTATTGTTCTTGACGGTGAGGGATGATCCAGCTCGTTCCCGGGATCCCGAGGTTGTCGGGCCACATGCGGGCGTGCCAGGCGGCGTAGGTCACCTGCGTTCCGGCCAGCACCGGATAGAAGAACGCGAACAATCCGGCGACGACGAGGAGGTAGCCGGCCAGCGCCATACGCGCGGCTCCGAGCCCGTCCGCGGCGAGCCGCTGCCAGACCGCGCGGATCAGCACGACGTCGCACAGCACGATGACCGCGAGGTTCGGGAAGAAGTGGTACTCGAACATGAGCCGCGGCGAGCCGGCGTACGGCAGCCACTGCAGCACGTACGCGACGACGAGCAGCGCATACCCCTTGTTGCGCTCCACCCACGCGCGCCAGGCGACGAACGGCACCGCGATCAGCCCCAGCAGAAAGACCGCCGGGTTCGGCAGCGCCAGGATTTCCGCGACACAGCACGCGGCGGGGTCCTGGATCGCGGCGCCGATC
Coding sequences:
- a CDS encoding YebC/PmpR family DNA-binding transcriptional regulator, translated to MSGHSKWHNIRLKKGKVDAQRGALFTKLSKEIILAAKNGSPDPEANYRLKMAVDKARANNMPQDNIKRAIGRASGAGEREIEEIRYEGYGPAGVAVIVDAATDNRNRTASELRFLFSRNDGNLGETGSVGWMFAARGIVEVDPGRLGEDELTEKALVDGVIDVRFGAASSSGQAAEVLTEPQALMAVKDALEAQGLQVRSAQLAMEPTQTSRPAGSDAEKVLNFLDALEEHEDVQRVYSNADFDEAQLEALA